One window of Mangrovibacterium diazotrophicum genomic DNA carries:
- a CDS encoding glycosyl hydrolase → MKQLSRFLLALLLVGAGLSSKAQTQSDSNTYWPAIKQEAKPWTRWWWMGSAVDKPNIDRLVKEYAGKGIGGVEITPIYGVKGDEANYIDFLSPEWVAMLKETVEAGKANQLGVDMNTGTGWPFGGPMVTDEYAAKKMLFHQLGELTDDEVKHYLETVKSSETEDLIALSAYNDANHRVDLLNEGSSLYDISAEHRQVIAITEANTGQKVKRAAPGGEGLVFNHFSKKATDHYLETFDAAFKGDPGVRCFFNDSYELESASAASELFDTFKALKGYDLALYAKELSGEGDESTIARIKSDYRDVLGDMLLHNFTQTWTNWAHSHNAITRNQAHGSPGNLIDLYAAVGIPEVETFQATSFPFLQDFIDSSDAKHTESNKLFKKFASSAAHMKGEALVSSESFTWLNEHFKTPLYQCKAELDELFIKGVTHLFFHGTAYSPERAGWPGWCFYASVHMDPNNPQWEHMDAMNEYIARCQSVLQQGQHTNDFLVFWSPDDYNTDAKSLDKKLTLHNSESWVKMPEIEKLLDKGYLFDFVTDRIIANAKVDGKNVLTFGKVPYKAIVMPGIERIKLETFKKLLQLAEDGATIIFSNLPEEVTGFKDYEEKEAEMAELVAGLNFEDNGRFQVAATGKGAIYVGDPEAALTDDGITRETLMDHHIKSISRKTDSGYYYFIANHEKEAVNDWLPFKYFAKNALFMNPMDGSLAVAETDGNKVNVHLRPGESMIVYFTDDDLTGVPAYQSLTEGNTTVLSNDWKLKALSGGPELFPAATMAEPTFWTDLQGDDYKNFSGSAEYSTTFKMGKPKAANYLLRLDKVEASVKVFVNDKEVGTLWSFPFELEVGPYLKKGENTLRLEVCNLAANRIRYMDRAGIEWKIFTNINIVNLDYKPLDASNWDVLPSGISGKVKLIEQNAK, encoded by the coding sequence ATGAAACAATTAAGCCGTTTTCTGCTGGCTCTTCTCCTTGTGGGTGCCGGCCTCAGTTCGAAAGCACAAACACAATCCGATTCAAACACGTATTGGCCTGCCATCAAGCAGGAAGCCAAACCCTGGACCCGCTGGTGGTGGATGGGGAGCGCCGTTGATAAGCCCAACATCGATCGCCTGGTAAAAGAATATGCCGGTAAAGGCATTGGCGGGGTAGAAATTACTCCGATTTACGGGGTGAAGGGCGATGAAGCCAATTACATCGATTTCCTGTCGCCCGAGTGGGTAGCCATGCTGAAGGAAACGGTGGAAGCCGGAAAGGCCAACCAACTGGGTGTGGATATGAATACCGGAACGGGCTGGCCTTTTGGTGGCCCCATGGTCACCGACGAATATGCCGCCAAAAAGATGCTGTTTCACCAACTGGGCGAATTGACCGACGACGAAGTGAAGCACTATCTGGAAACCGTGAAAAGCTCGGAAACAGAAGATTTGATTGCGTTGTCGGCTTACAACGATGCCAACCATCGGGTTGACCTGTTAAACGAAGGCAGCTCACTGTATGATATTTCGGCTGAACACCGTCAGGTGATTGCCATTACCGAAGCCAACACAGGCCAAAAGGTAAAGCGTGCTGCTCCGGGCGGCGAAGGGCTGGTGTTTAACCACTTCTCGAAAAAAGCAACCGACCATTACCTGGAGACTTTTGATGCCGCTTTCAAGGGTGATCCGGGCGTTCGCTGTTTCTTCAACGACAGTTACGAGTTGGAGTCTGCCAGTGCAGCCAGCGAGTTGTTCGATACCTTCAAGGCGTTAAAAGGCTACGACCTGGCGTTGTATGCCAAAGAGCTGAGTGGCGAGGGAGATGAATCGACCATTGCTCGTATTAAATCGGATTACCGCGATGTGCTGGGTGATATGCTGTTGCACAACTTCACCCAAACCTGGACCAACTGGGCGCATTCGCACAACGCTATTACCCGCAACCAGGCACACGGCTCGCCAGGTAACCTGATTGATTTGTACGCGGCGGTGGGTATCCCGGAAGTGGAGACTTTTCAGGCAACAAGCTTCCCGTTTCTGCAGGATTTCATCGATAGCAGCGATGCCAAACATACCGAAAGCAACAAGTTGTTTAAGAAGTTCGCTTCGTCGGCGGCGCACATGAAAGGAGAGGCGTTAGTGTCGAGCGAAAGCTTTACCTGGTTGAATGAGCACTTTAAAACACCGCTTTACCAATGCAAGGCCGAGCTGGACGAGTTATTTATAAAAGGGGTGACGCACCTGTTTTTCCACGGAACGGCTTATTCGCCTGAACGCGCCGGATGGCCGGGATGGTGTTTTTATGCTTCGGTCCACATGGATCCGAACAATCCGCAGTGGGAGCACATGGATGCGATGAACGAATACATTGCCCGCTGCCAGTCGGTATTGCAACAGGGACAGCACACCAATGATTTCCTTGTCTTCTGGTCGCCTGATGATTACAACACGGATGCTAAATCGCTGGATAAAAAGCTGACACTCCACAATTCAGAGAGCTGGGTGAAGATGCCGGAAATTGAAAAGCTGCTGGACAAAGGCTACCTGTTCGATTTTGTAACCGACCGCATCATTGCCAATGCCAAGGTTGACGGTAAAAATGTGCTGACTTTCGGCAAGGTGCCTTACAAAGCGATTGTAATGCCGGGCATTGAACGCATCAAGCTGGAAACCTTTAAAAAGCTGTTGCAGCTGGCCGAGGACGGAGCAACTATCATCTTCAGCAATCTGCCTGAAGAGGTGACCGGCTTTAAAGATTACGAAGAGAAAGAAGCAGAGATGGCCGAATTGGTGGCTGGTCTGAACTTCGAGGACAATGGCCGCTTCCAGGTGGCTGCCACCGGCAAAGGTGCTATTTATGTGGGCGACCCGGAAGCTGCTTTGACCGACGATGGTATCACCCGCGAAACCCTGATGGATCATCACATCAAAAGCATTTCGCGCAAAACGGATTCGGGGTACTACTATTTTATTGCCAACCACGAAAAAGAAGCGGTGAACGACTGGCTTCCGTTTAAATATTTCGCGAAGAATGCGCTGTTCATGAACCCGATGGATGGTAGCCTGGCTGTTGCTGAAACCGATGGCAATAAAGTGAATGTGCATCTCCGCCCCGGTGAGTCGATGATCGTTTATTTCACCGATGATGATTTGACCGGTGTTCCGGCTTACCAGTCGCTGACAGAGGGTAACACAACGGTGCTGTCGAACGACTGGAAACTAAAAGCTTTATCGGGTGGCCCGGAACTGTTCCCCGCGGCAACCATGGCCGAACCTACTTTCTGGACCGATCTGCAAGGCGACGATTACAAGAACTTCTCGGGATCGGCCGAATATTCAACCACCTTTAAAATGGGCAAGCCCAAAGCAGCGAACTACTTGTTGCGTTTGGACAAAGTTGAAGCATCGGTAAAGGTTTTTGTGAACGACAAAGAAGTGGGTACTCTGTGGAGTTTCCCCTTCGAACTGGAAGTTGGCCCGTACCTGAAGAAAGGGGAGAACACACTGCGCCTGGAAGTTTGCAACCTGGCTGCCAACCGCATTCGCTACATGGATCGGGCGGGTATTGAGTGGAAGATTTTCACCAACATCAACATTGTGAACCTCGACTACAAACCGCTGGACGCATCGAACTGGGACGTACTGCCCTCGGGCATCAGCGGCAAAGTGAAACTGATTGAGCAAAACGCCAAATAG
- a CDS encoding di-heme oxidoreductase family protein, protein MASCASKDDENLPSTLDGEAAGGDMTVYLSTSQAFGTPAPNLSAENLSLHQSGDIAFEATFVSNPSPRNGGLGPVFNNNACNSCHPADGRASFPSNVNAMSGFFFRISLPGTGEHGGPKPVPGFGTQLQHQALYGYEPEAKLQVTYSERIVELADGTEVSLQVPEYEIINPYMELPVDVQLSPRIGMPVFGLGLLEAIPAKAILANADPDDLDEDGISGKANYVWDVVTQSMQLGRFGWKAGAASILAQSAGAYSEDMGLTTYLHPIPATYGQTNGDTAITTIEVAREELEKVVFYGQTLGVPAARNFDDVQVIKGRQVFDKLNCKACHVPSFTTGADYTLAEARSQQIYPYTDMLLHDMGDDLADNRGEFEANGKEWKTRPLWGIGLTKLTSGHTSFLHDGRARNLTEAIVWHGGEAEDSRNGFIELSAADREALLAFLNAL, encoded by the coding sequence GTGGCCTCATGTGCCAGCAAAGACGACGAAAATCTACCCTCGACACTTGATGGAGAAGCAGCCGGAGGCGACATGACTGTTTACCTGAGTACCAGTCAGGCTTTTGGTACACCGGCGCCGAACTTAAGTGCTGAAAATCTGTCTCTTCATCAAAGTGGTGACATTGCCTTTGAGGCAACTTTCGTGTCCAATCCTTCGCCCCGAAACGGTGGCCTGGGCCCTGTTTTTAACAACAATGCCTGTAACTCTTGTCATCCGGCTGATGGGCGTGCTTCGTTCCCTTCGAATGTGAATGCCATGAGCGGCTTTTTCTTCCGCATCAGCCTTCCCGGAACTGGTGAGCACGGTGGTCCCAAACCAGTGCCCGGCTTTGGAACCCAGCTGCAGCACCAGGCTTTGTACGGTTACGAACCTGAAGCGAAGCTACAGGTAACTTACAGCGAGCGGATCGTGGAATTGGCGGATGGTACAGAAGTGAGTCTGCAGGTTCCCGAGTACGAAATCATTAACCCCTACATGGAACTGCCTGTCGATGTGCAGCTCTCGCCACGAATTGGGATGCCGGTGTTTGGGCTGGGTTTGCTCGAGGCTATCCCTGCTAAAGCTATTCTGGCCAATGCTGATCCGGACGATTTGGATGAAGATGGAATTTCCGGAAAAGCCAACTATGTGTGGGACGTTGTCACGCAATCGATGCAATTGGGACGCTTTGGCTGGAAAGCAGGAGCGGCAAGTATTCTGGCACAGTCGGCCGGTGCTTACAGTGAAGACATGGGCTTGACGACCTACCTGCATCCGATACCCGCAACTTATGGCCAGACCAACGGCGATACTGCAATCACAACCATTGAAGTGGCCCGCGAAGAGCTGGAGAAAGTCGTTTTCTACGGCCAAACGCTTGGGGTTCCCGCAGCCCGTAATTTCGATGACGTGCAGGTGATCAAAGGCCGGCAGGTGTTCGACAAGTTGAATTGTAAAGCTTGCCATGTACCCTCGTTCACAACCGGCGCCGATTACACCCTGGCCGAAGCCCGCAGTCAGCAAATTTATCCCTACACCGATATGCTTTTGCACGATATGGGTGATGATTTGGCCGACAATAGAGGCGAGTTTGAAGCAAACGGAAAAGAATGGAAAACCCGCCCGCTGTGGGGAATTGGGTTGACCAAGCTGACTAGTGGACACACAAGCTTTTTGCACGACGGACGTGCCCGCAACCTGACTGAAGCGATTGTTTGGCATGGTGGCGAAGCTGAAGATTCGCGCAACGGTTTTATCGAACTTTCTGCTGCCGATCGGGAAGCATTGCTGGCTTTTTTGAACGCCCTGTAA
- a CDS encoding response regulator transcription factor — protein MNDSTCKIMLVDDHTLFRNGLRILLNTIDKYEVAGEAANGQEFLELLETEVPDIVLLDIEMPVMDGIAAANLALEKYPDLKIITLSMYGEEDYYYKMVDAGVKGFLLKNSDMNEVKTAIETVYEGGNYFSTELLQNLVNSLRTSSKNREPQAELSEREIEILILICQGFSNQEIADQLFISKRTVDKHRANILEKSECKNTAQLVMYAIKNKLVEI, from the coding sequence ATGAATGATTCGACTTGTAAGATCATGTTGGTCGACGACCACACCCTTTTTCGAAACGGGCTAAGGATTTTACTGAATACCATCGACAAATACGAAGTTGCCGGCGAAGCAGCCAACGGGCAGGAATTTTTGGAACTGCTGGAAACGGAAGTTCCGGACATTGTGTTGCTCGATATTGAAATGCCGGTAATGGATGGAATTGCAGCAGCCAACCTGGCGCTTGAAAAATACCCGGACCTGAAAATTATTACCCTCAGCATGTACGGCGAAGAAGACTACTATTACAAAATGGTGGATGCCGGGGTGAAGGGCTTTTTGCTGAAAAACTCGGACATGAACGAAGTGAAAACAGCCATCGAAACCGTTTATGAAGGTGGCAACTACTTCTCGACCGAACTTTTGCAGAACCTGGTGAACAGCTTGCGAACAAGCTCCAAAAACCGGGAACCACAAGCGGAATTATCCGAGCGTGAGATTGAAATTCTGATCCTGATTTGCCAGGGATTCTCGAACCAGGAAATTGCCGACCAACTGTTCATTTCGAAACGCACTGTTGACAAGCATCGTGCCAACATCCTCGAAAAAAGCGAATGTAAAAACACCGCTCAGCTGGTGATGTACGCCATCAAAAATAAGCTGGTGGAGATTTAG
- a CDS encoding REP-associated tyrosine transposase has product MSRNYKFHNPEGVYFISFAVVEWLDVFIRNEYKNIIVDSLQYCQKEKRMQVYAWCIMSSHVHLIFKSGGTQKPELLIGDFKRFTSKAIVRAIIENPQESRKEFLLAQFRKAGNNASNVNEYQFWRHDNHPIELWSNKVLDEKIDYIHQNPIEAGLVSRAEDYLYSSAVDYAGGQGIVKDLIIAY; this is encoded by the coding sequence ATGAGCCGCAACTACAAATTTCATAATCCTGAAGGAGTTTACTTTATAAGCTTCGCTGTTGTAGAGTGGTTGGATGTTTTTATTCGCAACGAGTACAAAAACATCATCGTCGATAGCCTGCAATATTGTCAAAAAGAAAAGCGGATGCAGGTTTATGCCTGGTGCATCATGTCGAGTCATGTGCATTTAATTTTCAAAAGTGGTGGGACGCAAAAGCCTGAATTATTAATTGGCGATTTCAAACGGTTTACCAGCAAAGCAATCGTAAGGGCCATAATCGAAAATCCACAGGAGAGCCGGAAAGAGTTTTTACTCGCTCAATTTAGGAAGGCGGGAAATAATGCATCAAATGTAAATGAATATCAGTTTTGGAGACATGATAATCATCCAATTGAACTATGGAGCAATAAAGTTTTGGATGAGAAAATAGATTACATCCACCAAAATCCGATTGAAGCGGGATTGGTATCTCGGGCAGAAGACTATCTATATAGCAGCGCCGTTGATTATGCAGGAGGACAAGGAATAGTAAAAGACCTAATAATAGCCTATTGA
- a CDS encoding imelysin family protein, with translation MKKIGIFILSLCLLNSCSDNDDSIGGEESYDYTEIIEDFVDNTAIPTYADMKDNSIAMLSSVEAFVSTGAQADLDQACLDWKATRKAWESSEAFLFGPADYQNLDPLLDSWPLDQAQLDQVLAGNQELTADFVREGLGALLRGFHTLEYLLFRDGAARTAADVTDREKEYLAAVTEVLRDDCITLWALWAGVEDGTLEAEVMDDLGVDVSSPFGTQLKNSGQAGSSYLSQINAVEEIIEGMIGIADEVANGKIAEPVGSGNVLDVESWFSWNSLTDFKNNIRSIQNSYINGYDGSTPGASLSAYVAEMDASVDASVKAKIQVSLDALNDIPEPFRNNLNNEEKTTAAINAINALATALQNELKPLVVQ, from the coding sequence ATGAAAAAAATTGGAATTTTTATTTTATCACTTTGCTTGTTGAATAGTTGTTCGGACAACGACGACTCAATCGGCGGCGAAGAAAGCTACGACTACACTGAAATTATTGAAGACTTTGTCGACAATACAGCCATCCCGACTTATGCGGATATGAAAGATAACTCGATTGCCATGTTGAGCTCGGTGGAAGCCTTTGTTTCAACTGGTGCTCAAGCTGATTTGGATCAGGCTTGTCTGGACTGGAAAGCTACACGTAAAGCCTGGGAATCGAGCGAAGCCTTCCTGTTCGGACCTGCTGACTATCAAAACCTCGACCCGTTATTGGATTCATGGCCATTGGATCAGGCGCAGCTGGATCAGGTGTTGGCCGGAAATCAGGAATTGACAGCCGATTTTGTTCGCGAAGGACTGGGCGCATTGCTGCGCGGTTTCCACACGCTGGAATATTTGTTGTTCCGCGACGGAGCAGCGCGCACGGCAGCTGATGTGACCGACCGCGAAAAAGAATACCTGGCAGCTGTAACCGAAGTATTGCGCGACGACTGTATCACCTTGTGGGCGCTTTGGGCTGGTGTTGAAGACGGAACGCTGGAAGCAGAAGTGATGGATGACCTTGGCGTTGATGTGAGCAGTCCGTTTGGAACGCAGTTGAAAAACTCCGGTCAAGCCGGAAGCAGCTACCTGTCGCAAATCAATGCCGTTGAAGAAATCATTGAAGGTATGATTGGTATCGCTGACGAGGTGGCCAACGGTAAGATTGCTGAGCCGGTGGGTAGCGGAAACGTGTTGGATGTTGAATCGTGGTTCAGCTGGAACTCGCTGACCGACTTCAAAAACAACATTCGCAGTATTCAAAACAGTTACATCAATGGTTACGACGGAAGCACGCCGGGAGCAAGCCTTTCTGCTTATGTGGCAGAAATGGATGCGTCGGTTGATGCGTCAGTAAAAGCAAAAATCCAGGTTTCGCTGGACGCCTTGAATGACATTCCGGAGCCATTCCGTAATAACCTGAATAACGAGGAAAAAACAACAGCAGCCATCAATGCCATCAACGCGTTGGCTACGGCGCTGCAGAACGAGTTAAAACCCTTGGTTGTGCAATAA
- a CDS encoding HEPN domain-containing protein: MKTNYVFEVLCLDSSEKSVIKNEKNLAYSLMANGDLWIEPKQREASISDEKQNLTLGIKQLSREEESDTSLKNTFLIKCKGDYEPLEVFRLRILAHLKNQGYSYLYILSDDVSAKISCEIYPKINQVENQLRKYLIKFFITKLGVSWWNVTADAEMKKKVIQRKNNETDFSEYIDNKAYLIDFNELGKIVHSQSSGFLSRDDIANKVLALEETPEAIKTLKRELESNYTKFFKDTFKDKEFQQKWEELEKIRHKVAHNNLFTAKDLERSEEICKNLFDIIKEANEKIDNISFSLDEKDLIKENITQNFASYNVISEEKLLEKLDESESWAAKTRDNFVSLKHFVTNFLGSQGYDYRSSYDLINLLERKGLVELWEFKGPNNLYPVTAIRRLKGSLAGQEGLAKLKQEMKN; encoded by the coding sequence ATGAAAACAAACTATGTATTTGAAGTTCTTTGTCTAGACTCTTCTGAGAAATCTGTAATAAAGAACGAAAAGAATCTTGCTTACTCATTGATGGCTAATGGGGATTTATGGATAGAACCCAAACAACGTGAGGCCTCAATTTCTGATGAAAAACAAAACTTGACACTAGGAATTAAGCAGCTGAGTCGAGAAGAAGAAAGTGATACTAGCTTAAAAAACACTTTTTTAATAAAATGTAAGGGAGACTATGAACCACTAGAAGTTTTTAGATTGAGAATTTTAGCTCACTTAAAAAATCAGGGATATAGTTACCTATACATTTTATCGGACGATGTATCTGCTAAAATTTCATGTGAGATTTATCCAAAAATAAATCAGGTTGAAAATCAGTTAAGAAAGTACCTCATCAAATTTTTCATAACTAAGTTAGGGGTTAGTTGGTGGAATGTTACTGCAGATGCGGAAATGAAGAAAAAGGTCATTCAAAGAAAAAATAATGAAACTGACTTTTCTGAGTATATTGATAATAAGGCCTATTTAATTGACTTTAATGAGCTTGGAAAAATTGTCCATTCTCAATCTTCTGGCTTTTTGAGTAGAGATGACATCGCTAATAAAGTACTTGCTTTAGAGGAAACTCCTGAAGCGATTAAAACTCTAAAAAGGGAGCTTGAAAGTAATTATACAAAGTTCTTTAAAGATACATTTAAGGATAAAGAATTCCAGCAAAAATGGGAAGAGCTTGAAAAGATAAGGCACAAGGTTGCCCACAATAATTTATTTACAGCTAAAGACCTTGAAAGATCTGAAGAAATTTGCAAAAATCTATTCGACATCATCAAAGAAGCAAATGAAAAAATAGATAACATATCATTTAGCCTCGATGAAAAAGATCTAATTAAGGAAAACATTACACAAAATTTCGCTAGCTACAACGTGATCTCTGAAGAGAAATTACTAGAAAAACTTGATGAATCGGAAAGTTGGGCAGCAAAAACAAGAGACAACTTTGTCAGTCTCAAACACTTCGTCACTAACTTTCTTGGCTCACAAGGATATGATTATCGATCGAGTTACGACCTGATAAATCTTCTTGAAAGAAAAGGACTTGTAGAACTTTGGGAATTTAAAGGTCCAAACAATCTCTATCCTGTGACTGCCATAAGACGTTTAAAAGGCAGTCTCGCTGGTCAAGAAGGTTTGGCTAAATTAAAACAAGAGATGAAGAATTGA
- a CDS encoding fructosamine kinase family protein: MTESIINYLEEELVEMLGSGFQVQRREPVGGGCISHAFRLYTTKGTFFLKWNHSCADDLFVREAECLRELKKFAGGELIVPEVILASEADELSGFILLENLENGSVPSQDVKLGRGLAHLHRYQEKDFGFDHDNYCGATAQMNERKESWLEFFMENRLGFIIRLIQNSRNISAADLRTFESLIERLDRFISSDSRASLIHGDLWSGNYLYTAKGPAIIDPASYYADREMELSIMQMFGGFSPKTWAAYKEAFPLSSGWEDRVQIYQLYHILNHYYLFGGGYLQQAVNVARKYL; the protein is encoded by the coding sequence ATGACTGAAAGCATCATCAATTATCTGGAAGAGGAACTGGTTGAAATGTTGGGCTCCGGGTTTCAGGTTCAACGCCGGGAACCGGTTGGCGGAGGCTGTATCAGCCACGCTTTTCGACTTTACACCACCAAAGGGACGTTTTTTCTCAAATGGAATCATTCTTGTGCCGACGATTTATTTGTTCGTGAGGCGGAATGTTTGCGCGAATTAAAGAAGTTTGCCGGAGGTGAGTTGATTGTGCCCGAAGTGATTTTAGCCAGCGAAGCCGATGAGCTCAGTGGCTTCATTTTGCTGGAAAACCTGGAAAACGGCAGTGTCCCTTCACAGGATGTGAAGCTGGGCAGAGGGCTGGCACATTTGCATCGTTACCAGGAAAAGGATTTTGGTTTTGATCATGATAATTATTGCGGTGCTACTGCTCAAATGAACGAACGGAAAGAGTCGTGGCTGGAGTTCTTTATGGAAAACCGCCTGGGTTTTATTATCCGCCTCATTCAAAATAGCCGAAACATTTCTGCTGCCGATTTGCGGACATTTGAATCGCTGATTGAGCGCCTGGATCGTTTCATTTCGTCTGATTCGCGCGCCTCGTTGATTCACGGTGATTTGTGGTCGGGCAATTATTTGTACACCGCGAAAGGCCCGGCAATTATCGATCCGGCATCTTATTATGCAGACCGGGAAATGGAGCTGTCAATTATGCAGATGTTTGGCGGTTTCTCGCCCAAAACATGGGCTGCTTATAAAGAAGCTTTTCCGTTGAGCTCGGGTTGGGAAGATCGGGTGCAGATATACCAGCTTTATCACATCCTGAACCACTACTACCTGTTTGGTGGCGGTTACCTGCAACAAGCAGTTAATGTAGCCAGAAAGTATCTTTGA
- a CDS encoding ligand-gated ion channel produces MKKGLKASFLIISVFMTLNCFSNDENQAINLDVGLHINDFSINSSDAIFYVNFYWWCKIPLSVPDSLISEYSTLEFINARPDAEIVIGDTRKTIFYYIVSGTCKGEFNYTPNFRDYPKDRQVIPIIIESANLPEDLLVLNPDTLSYANSAFQGFDDRITLDEYKLASSKFNKSTKIYKTTFGDPDYSLSANYSRLNYEVTVKRNSRSYLLKIIIPCVLLSLIAYLVFYIPANKLDVAVGCTVTALLACIAVQLSTVGDIPNIGYITKSDLIFYLFYTMICLALIQTVYTYRLEKNEKIKLANILEYSGRVLYPIAIVIGLILIL; encoded by the coding sequence ATGAAAAAAGGTTTAAAAGCATCGTTTTTAATTATTTCAGTATTTATGACACTAAATTGCTTCAGTAATGATGAAAACCAAGCTATAAACTTAGATGTGGGATTACATATCAACGATTTTTCTATCAATAGTTCTGATGCTATCTTTTATGTGAATTTTTACTGGTGGTGTAAAATACCTTTAAGCGTTCCGGATAGCCTCATTAGTGAATATTCAACGTTGGAATTTATTAATGCCAGACCGGATGCTGAAATTGTTATTGGAGATACAAGAAAGACAATTTTCTATTATATAGTTTCAGGCACTTGCAAAGGTGAATTCAACTATACTCCGAATTTTAGAGACTACCCCAAAGACAGACAAGTTATCCCCATCATAATTGAAAGTGCGAACTTGCCGGAAGATCTTCTAGTATTAAATCCAGATACTTTATCCTATGCAAATTCTGCTTTTCAGGGGTTTGATGACAGAATAACCTTAGACGAATATAAACTGGCTTCATCTAAGTTTAATAAATCAACTAAAATATATAAAACTACATTTGGCGATCCTGATTATTCACTTTCTGCAAATTATTCCAGACTAAATTATGAAGTAACGGTAAAACGAAATTCCCGATCCTATTTGCTCAAGATTATCATACCCTGTGTGCTACTTTCATTAATTGCTTATTTAGTATTTTATATCCCTGCGAATAAACTAGATGTAGCTGTTGGATGTACGGTCACTGCTTTACTTGCATGCATTGCAGTTCAACTTTCTACCGTAGGTGATATTCCCAATATCGGTTATATCACCAAGTCTGATCTCATTTTTTACTTATTTTATACAATGATCTGTTTGGCACTAATTCAAACAGTATATACATACAGATTAGAAAAAAATGAGAAAATAAAACTCGCAAATATTCTAGAATACTCTGGGCGTGTTTTATATCCTATAGCAATAGTTATTGGTCTGATTTTAATATTATAA
- a CDS encoding DUF1287 domain-containing protein, with amino-acid sequence MTPRLFLKLFLICLALNSANGQDSFYSQLADSALTLTQQAVHYDPAYFTIAYPNGDVPNDKGVCTDVVIRAYRKLGIDLQKEVHEDMLQHFDSYPKLWGLSRPDKNIDHRRVPNLMCFFAKFGEQKEITNNPSDYEPGDLVCWNLGGSITHIGIVSRKQSADKTRHLIIHNIGQGQVLEDCLFRYRIIGHYRYEK; translated from the coding sequence ATGACGCCTCGCCTATTCCTAAAACTCTTTCTCATCTGCCTGGCGTTGAACTCAGCCAATGGGCAAGACAGCTTTTATAGCCAATTGGCAGATTCGGCTTTAACGCTCACCCAACAAGCGGTTCATTATGATCCGGCGTATTTCACCATCGCTTACCCCAATGGCGACGTTCCAAATGATAAAGGCGTTTGTACCGATGTAGTGATCCGGGCGTACCGCAAACTTGGCATCGACTTACAAAAAGAGGTTCACGAGGATATGCTTCAACATTTTGACAGCTATCCGAAGCTCTGGGGATTAAGCCGCCCGGATAAAAATATTGATCACCGGCGGGTTCCAAACCTGATGTGCTTTTTCGCGAAATTTGGAGAACAAAAAGAAATAACCAACAACCCAAGCGATTATGAACCCGGCGACCTGGTTTGCTGGAACCTTGGAGGAAGCATCACGCATATCGGCATTGTGAGCCGTAAACAATCGGCCGACAAAACGAGGCACCTCATCATCCACAACATTGGCCAGGGGCAGGTTTTGGAAGATTGCTTGTTTCGTTACCGGATAATCGGGCATTACCGCTATGAGAAATAG